The Erythrolamprus reginae isolate rEryReg1 chromosome 3, rEryReg1.hap1, whole genome shotgun sequence genome contains a region encoding:
- the LOC139163477 gene encoding tumor necrosis factor receptor superfamily member 6B-like, whose protein sequence is MPNLCQWTIWSVLLGSILTHVSQPTFERKDPDTNEILLCDQCPPGESMATPCTRDKPTVCKPCAMNHFTKYWNYLDMCLYCNAPCNMLEVEVVPCNGTQNRVCECKTGYHAESIFCIKDSMCPPGSGVVEPGTPEKDTECAWCPEGTFSSNFSSEETCKTHRNCARRGFRINVPGNRFHDAYCTSCRPKKGSGRKDCYESALDFVAFQIKDRRKVRRLYRLLNPHGAETNKLRFELQRDLHEYLLRLKDHTGHVHAWNMVEKALTVMKMKKFVEQVRRKFSVG, encoded by the exons ATGCCAAATCTGTGCCAG TGGACGATTTGGAGCGTCTTGCTCGGGAGTATCCTGACCCATGTTTCACAGCCCACCTTTGAACGGAAAGACCCCGATACCAACGAGATACTGTTGTGTGATCAGTGCCCCCCGGGGGAAAGCATGGCCACACCTTGCACCCGGGACAAACCGACGGTGTGCAAGCCGTGTGCAATGAATCACTTCACCAAGTATTGGAACTACTTGGACATGTGCTTGTACTGCAACGCCCCTTGTAATATGCTGGAGGTGGAGGTGGTGCCATGCAACGGGACACAGAACAGGGTGTGCGAGTGCAAGACGGGCTACCATGCTGAGTCGATCTTTTGCATCAAAGACTCCATGTGCCCTCCGGGAAGCGGAGTGGTGGAGCCAG GCACCCCAGAAAAAGATACCGAGTGCGCATGGTGTCCAGAAGGGACCTTTTCAAGCAACTTTTCCAGTGAAGAGACCTGCAAGACCCACCGGAATTGTGCCAGACGAGGCTTTCGGATCAATGTGCCTGGCAACAGATTCCACGATGCCTATTGCACCTCCTGCAGGCCTAAGAAAGGCTcag GTAGGAAAGACTGTTACGAGTCGGCCCTTGACTTTGTAGCATTCCAAATAAAGGACCGCAGAAAGGTCCGCCGTCTGTATCGTTTGCTCAATCCTCACGGGGCAGAGACGAACAAGCTCAGGTTTGAGCTCCAGAGGGACCTTCATGAATACCTGTTGCGGCTCAAGGACCATACTGGGCACGTGCATGCATGGAATATGGTTGAGAAAGCCCTGACGGTGATGAAGATGAAAAAATTTGTGGAACAAGTCCGAAGGAAGTTCTCTGTGGGTTGA